One segment of Primulina tabacum isolate GXHZ01 chromosome 14, ASM2559414v2, whole genome shotgun sequence DNA contains the following:
- the LOC142524536 gene encoding strictosidine synthase-like has translation MVPIFLLFLCLSYAAEAHLFHSFEKIQLPTPGSEAYAFDSKNRGPYTGLNDGRIVKYEGPEFGFVEFASTSPNRTKEFCDGKDGNDPSNGPKCGRPIGLEFNHKTNELYIIDAYRGLMVVGRSGGIATRLAGGRDGVPFDAPDAIAIDPITGAVYFTDVGNIFFKTNNMTEILLSGDTSGRLLKYNPKTKQRTVVLTGLAVPNGAVVSKDGSFVLVAEYIACRIIRFWIKGPKANTTDIFVNLPGNPDNIKRTRSGDFWVPVNIQKLQPKLTSFPLGQKINEHGQILETVNFYAEYNSTYVTEVQEHRGSLYVASVYTDFVGVYRGLKC, from the exons ATGGTGCCCATTTTCTTGTTATTCCTCTGCTTGTCATACGCTGCTGAAGCTCATTTGTTTCACTCCTTCGAGAAAATTCAACTCCCAACACCTGGTTCTGAGGCCTATGCTTTTGACTCAAAGAACAGGGGGCCATACACTGGTCTAAATGATGGAAGGATTGTCAAATATGAAGGCCCAGAATTTGGATTTGTGGAATTTGCTTCCACTTCTCCAAATAG GACTAAAGAATTTTGTGATGGAAAAGATGGAAATGATCCAAGTAACGGGCCGAAGTGTGGGAGGCCAATAGGTCTTGAATTCAACCATAAAACCAACGAGCTCTACATTATCGATGCTTACCGGGGTTTAATGGTGGTGGGGAGGAGCGGCGGCATTGCAACTCGGCTTGCAGGGGGAAGAGACGGAGTTCCCTTTGATGCACCAGATGCTATAGCCATTGATCCCATTACTGGTGCAGTTTACTTCACAGATGTTGGCAATATTTTCTTCAAAACCAA TAACATGACAGAGATACTACTGAGTGGAGATACAAGCGGAAGGCTACTGAAATACAACCCAAAGACGAAGCAACGAACTGTGGTTTTAACTGGTCTAGCGGTACCGAATGGAGCGGTGGTTAGCAAGGATGGCTCGTTTGTACTGGTTGCAGAGTACATAGCCTGCAGAATAATAAGGTTTTGGATAAAGGGTCCCAAAGCAAATACAACAGACATTTTCGTCAATCTTCCGGGGAATCCAGACAACATCAAGAGGACAAGATCAGGAGATTTTTGGGTTCCGGTTAACATTCAAAAGCTGCAGCCTAAACTTACCAGTTTTCCTTTAGGACAGAAGATTAATGAACATGGCCAGATTCTTGAAACAGTCAATTTCTATGCAGAATACAATAGTACTTACGTAACTGAAGTCCAAGAGCATCGAGGGTCATTGTATGTTGCGTCGGTGTATACAGATTTTGTTGGTGTCTATAGGGGACTGAAGTGCTAA
- the LOC142525564 gene encoding aldehyde oxidase GLOX-like, whose translation MKFKKFSLVLFLAITLLLFTSTSQRHPHPKLAFSPAGLASSAASSAASSARFQPQISFPIFPFTITTSRHTAVHVTGGGEWTLLQKSIGVSAMHMQLLFNNKIVIFDRTDFGRSNLSLPSGKCRYNDEAIIEDCTAHSLLYDVASNTYRPLMVQTDVWCSSGSVNSAGILIQTGGYHGGDHKIRIFTPCSHDECDWIELQHETLSVQRWYASNQILPDGRVIVVGGRRAFNYEFFPKNLLEKQVYYFPFLKETTDPAEENNLYPFLHLLPDGNLFVFANQRSVVLDYVNYKIVKEFPAIPGEKRSYPATGSSAMLPLKLNPPIADGFFTLPPVSPSVEVMVCGGARGGAYINATNGHFMAASKSCGRIRVTDPNPKWVMENMPMGRVMPDMLILPTGDLIILNGAAKGTAGWESAIDPVLNPLFYRPDESDPKKRFTVLNPSKIPRLYHSSATLLPDGRILVGGSNPHVRYTFTDVKYPTELSLEAFSPPYGAEKYSHFRPSILSIEGPTDNVLSYCQEFSITLSMNMYQPEGEYTVTMAAPSFSTHSFAMNQRLLVLHIASAEQLSVFAHKLTVYAPPTANIAPPGYYMLFVVHQGVPSHSVWVRVK comes from the coding sequence ATGAAATTCAAGAAATTCTCTCTTGTGCTGTTTCTTGCCATCACTCTCTTGCTCTTCACTTCCACTTCACAGCGCCACCCACACCCCAAACTTGCCTTTTCCCCGGCTGGCCTCGCCTCGTCGGCGGCCTCGTCGGCGGCCTCCTCGGCAAGATTCCAACCACAGATCTCGTTTCCAATCTTCCCTTTCACCATCACCACCTCACGCCACACAGCCGTTCATGTCACCGGCGGCGGAGAATGGACCCTTTTACAGAAATCCATTGGTGTCTCCGCCATGCACATGCAACTCCTCTTCAACAACAAAATCGTCATCTTTGACCGAACCGATTTCGGTCGTTCAAACCTATCATTACCTTCTGGGAAATGTAGGTACAACGATGAGGCCATCATAGAAGATTGCACTGCTCACTCCCTCCTATACGACGTCGCTTCCAACACCTACCGCCCGCTAATGGTGCAGACAGACGTCTGGTGTTCCTCCGGCTCCGTTAATTCCGCCGGAATTCTCATTCAAACTGGTGGATATCATGGCGGAGACCACAAAATTAGGATATTTACTCCATGCAGCCACGATGAATGCGACTGGATTGAGCTGCAGCATGAGACTCTATCTGTTCAGAGATGGTATGCGTCTAATCAAATTCTTCCCGATGGGCGTGTGATTGTTGTCGGTGGAAGAAGGGCTTTTAACTACGAGTTCTTCCCCAAGAATTTACTCGAAAAACAGGTTTATTATTTCCCATTTTTGAAAGAAACCACAGACCCGGCAGAAGAGAACAATCTGTATCCATTCTTGCATCTATTGCCAGACGGAAATCTCTTCGTTTTCGCAAATCAACGCTCTGTAGTGCTGGATTACGTGAATTACAAGATTGTAAAAGAATTTCCGGCGATTCCAGGTGAGAAAAGATCGTATCCTGCGACAGGTTCATCGGCTATGCTGCCGCTGAAGCTAAATCCCCCCATTGCAGATGGGTTTTTTACGCTTCCACCAGTTTCACCGTCGGTGGAGGTGATGGTGTGCGGGGGTGCAAGAGGTGGCGCGTACATCAATGCTACGAACGGTCATTTCATGGCAGCTTCTAAATCATGTGGAAGAATCCGGGTTACGGATCCGAATCCTAAATGGGTCATGGAAAATATGCCAATGGGTAGGGTAATGCCAGACATGCTTATCCTACCGACCGGCGACCTCATCATTTTAAACGGAGCAGCTAAAGGAACAGCCGGGTGGGAATCCGCAATTGACCCGGTACTTAACCCGCTTTTCTACAGACCCGACGAATCCGACCCGAAGAAAAGATTCACCGTGCTCAACCCCAGCAAAATCCCAAGACTCTACCACTCCTCAGCCACCTTGTTGCCAGATGGCAGAATCCTAGTTGGGGGAAGCAATCCACACGTAAGGTACACCTTCACCGACGTGAAGTACCCCACGGAACTAAGCTTAGAAGCTTTCTCTCCGCCGTACGGGGCGGAGAAATACAGCCATTTCCGCCCTTCAATTCTCTCCATTGAGGGTCCAACAGACAATGTCTTATCCTACTGCCAGGAATTCTCCATCACCTTGAGCATGAACATGTACCAGCCTGAGGGAGAGTACACCGTAACAATGGCTGCACCTTCATTTTCCACTCACTCTTTCGCCATGAACCAGAGACTCCTGGTGTTGCACATTGCTAGTGCAGAACAATTATCTGTATTTGCTCATAAGCTGACGGTGTATGCACCGCCAACAGCTAACATCGCGCCACCGGGCTATTATATGCTGTTTGTGGTGCACCAGGGTGTGCCTAGTCATAGTGTTTGGGTGAGGGTTAAGTGA